One region of Microbacterium sp. M28 genomic DNA includes:
- a CDS encoding LacI family DNA-binding transcriptional regulator, whose amino-acid sequence MVMRREVTLADVAERTGVSVGTVSKVLNGRGQIAEGTRQRVAAAAAELGLNARIKAPASHPGRSYLIGVLSTDEYGRFTIPILTGAEDTFGPGEMSMLLAESRGDAIREQHYITTFLNQRVDGIVVTGRSSDPRGSISDLLRVPAVYALSPSNDTRDVSVVPDDEGGAVRAIDHLIGTGRRSIAVIAGARRHTAAAHRVDAARRAIVAAGATLSGGDALYGEWSERWGYEAATRLLGTGVDGVFCASDQIARGVIDCFRDNGVGVPSEVGVVGVDNWRVITDAARPSITSVDLNLREVGRKAADLLTRMIQGESLSGGIRTVDCFLVPRQST is encoded by the coding sequence ATGGTGATGCGACGAGAGGTGACCTTGGCGGATGTCGCTGAACGGACCGGTGTGTCCGTCGGCACCGTGTCGAAAGTGCTCAACGGGCGCGGACAGATCGCGGAGGGCACCCGCCAACGCGTGGCTGCAGCCGCAGCCGAGCTGGGGTTGAACGCGCGCATCAAGGCGCCCGCCTCACATCCCGGCCGTTCGTATCTGATCGGTGTGCTCTCGACGGATGAATATGGAAGATTCACGATCCCGATCCTCACGGGCGCGGAGGACACGTTCGGACCGGGCGAGATGTCGATGCTCCTGGCCGAGAGTCGCGGCGACGCGATCCGCGAGCAGCACTACATCACCACATTCCTCAATCAGCGGGTCGACGGCATCGTCGTCACCGGCCGATCGAGCGATCCGCGAGGGTCGATCTCAGACCTGCTGAGAGTTCCCGCAGTGTATGCGCTCTCCCCCTCGAACGACACGCGCGATGTGTCCGTCGTCCCTGACGACGAGGGCGGCGCCGTCCGCGCGATCGACCATCTCATCGGCACCGGCCGTCGCTCCATCGCGGTCATCGCCGGCGCGCGTCGCCACACCGCGGCCGCGCACCGCGTCGATGCCGCACGGCGAGCAATCGTCGCTGCGGGAGCGACCCTGTCCGGCGGCGATGCGCTCTACGGAGAGTGGAGCGAGCGGTGGGGTTACGAGGCCGCGACGCGACTGCTGGGCACCGGCGTCGACGGCGTGTTCTGCGCGAGCGACCAGATCGCTCGTGGCGTCATCGACTGCTTCCGCGACAACGGCGTCGGCGTACCGAGCGAAGTGGGCGTCGTCGGCGTCGACAACTGGAGAGTGATCACGGATGCAGCGCGCCCGAGCATCACGTCGGTCGACCTGAATCTGCGAGAGGTCGGCCGAAAGGCGGCCGACCTGCTCACCCGGATGATCCAGGGCGAAAGCCTCTCCGGCGGCATCCGCACCGTCGACTGCTTTCTTGTTCCCAGGCAATCCACCTGA
- a CDS encoding ABC transporter substrate-binding protein, which produces MKIWTTRRASVAAAGLTIAALALTGCSSDGAADSGSADGTLTLWQRDGGVDLTEQVAAYEDANPGVEVKVSTIQADQYLTKLANSARAGSVPDLVSFDIVNTPLLSTQGLLADISDNVDALSNKGDLAPAGVEIGTLDGKNYGLPVALTGSQMFWNKDLFTRAGLDPEAPPTSLAEVKVAAEKISALGDEITGFSTLAGVGQAWTGFPSAWANGGSVLTEPGPDQKAAFTSPELEGMVTWYQDMWESGLMQKTDQPNQDPGNVGQENALNGNVGIIFTGANTLTAKKDQFGSGIGIPGVEGGSGSFLGGDEIGITAGAKNPDEAWDLMEWLLSSEEAAEITLSQGWIAPDLVIAESLATDKWSQDIVASLGIGQLPKSIAYNAVINDPNGPWAQQSQKVIFEGADASIALADAQEQANGLIEQAYSQVGQ; this is translated from the coding sequence ATGAAGATATGGACGACGCGCCGGGCATCCGTCGCGGCAGCAGGTCTGACCATCGCCGCGTTGGCGCTCACCGGGTGCTCATCGGACGGTGCGGCGGACAGCGGGTCCGCGGACGGCACACTCACGCTCTGGCAGCGCGACGGCGGTGTGGACCTCACAGAGCAGGTCGCGGCGTACGAGGACGCGAACCCTGGAGTCGAGGTCAAGGTCTCGACGATCCAGGCCGACCAGTACCTGACGAAGCTTGCGAACTCCGCGCGCGCAGGTTCGGTGCCCGACCTTGTGAGTTTCGACATCGTCAACACGCCACTGCTGTCGACCCAGGGCCTGCTCGCCGATATCAGCGACAATGTCGACGCCCTCTCCAACAAGGGCGACCTTGCACCGGCCGGTGTGGAAATCGGAACCCTGGACGGCAAGAACTACGGCTTGCCTGTCGCGTTGACCGGCTCGCAGATGTTCTGGAACAAGGATCTGTTCACCCGAGCCGGGCTCGACCCCGAGGCGCCGCCGACGTCGCTCGCCGAGGTGAAGGTCGCGGCGGAGAAGATCTCAGCCCTCGGCGATGAGATCACCGGCTTCTCCACCCTCGCAGGCGTAGGGCAGGCCTGGACGGGGTTCCCGAGTGCGTGGGCGAACGGTGGCAGCGTCCTCACCGAGCCCGGCCCTGATCAGAAGGCCGCGTTCACGTCGCCTGAACTCGAAGGCATGGTCACGTGGTACCAGGACATGTGGGAGTCCGGCCTGATGCAGAAGACCGACCAGCCGAACCAGGATCCCGGCAACGTGGGGCAGGAGAATGCGCTGAACGGCAACGTCGGCATCATCTTCACCGGGGCGAACACGCTGACGGCGAAGAAGGACCAGTTCGGCAGCGGCATCGGCATCCCGGGCGTCGAGGGCGGCTCCGGATCGTTCCTCGGCGGAGATGAGATCGGAATCACTGCAGGCGCGAAGAACCCCGACGAGGCTTGGGATCTCATGGAATGGCTGCTCAGTTCCGAGGAAGCGGCGGAGATCACGCTGTCGCAGGGCTGGATCGCGCCGGACCTCGTGATCGCCGAGAGCCTGGCCACCGACAAGTGGTCGCAGGACATCGTCGCTTCTCTGGGCATCGGGCAGCTCCCGAAGAGCATCGCCTACAACGCGGTCATCAACGACCCGAACGGGCCGTGGGCGCAGCAGTCGCAGAAGGTGATCTTCGAGGGTGCTGACGCGTCGATCGCCCTCGCCGATGCGCAGGAGCAGGCGAACGGTCTCATCGAGCAGGCATACAGTCAGGTCGGACAGTGA
- a CDS encoding carbohydrate ABC transporter permease: MSAMTASRHETDTRTAIRAITTRPRRTGVSGVIYVAVGTVLAMLFVAPVLYIVLRSFLPAAADADGIGWNSLATLTLSNYDKVFDPSVDLRQNIVNSLIVAVSVAVMVAIVSTLAAYALSKIRFRGSSVVFVLLLAPLVVPFQGLLTPLSIVLGKTGLLDSLVGVVLVLVTLQLPFSVFVMRNTLDAIPPELEDAAAIDGAGIWRILRSVMLPLSWPGLVTTALFGFMAGWNDLLSSVTFLSTDSKYTLPLALASISTSLKIPGVPVIDPGLLTAVACVATVPVVVLFLALQRYYTKGLIGGSIK, translated from the coding sequence ATGAGTGCCATGACCGCATCCCGACACGAGACCGACACGAGAACGGCGATCCGTGCCATCACGACGCGGCCACGGCGGACCGGCGTCTCCGGCGTGATCTATGTCGCAGTCGGCACTGTTCTCGCCATGCTGTTCGTCGCTCCGGTGCTCTACATCGTGCTGCGGTCGTTTCTGCCTGCCGCAGCGGATGCGGACGGCATCGGCTGGAACTCGCTCGCGACGCTGACGCTCAGCAATTACGACAAGGTCTTCGATCCTTCGGTGGATCTGCGGCAGAACATCGTCAATTCGCTCATCGTCGCAGTTTCGGTGGCGGTCATGGTGGCGATCGTCTCGACGCTCGCCGCGTATGCGCTCTCCAAGATCCGGTTCCGCGGTTCGAGCGTCGTCTTCGTGCTTCTGCTTGCGCCGCTCGTCGTTCCGTTCCAGGGACTCCTGACGCCGCTGTCGATCGTGCTCGGCAAGACGGGTCTGCTCGATTCCTTGGTCGGCGTCGTGCTCGTTCTGGTCACGCTGCAGTTGCCGTTCTCGGTGTTCGTCATGCGCAACACGCTCGACGCGATTCCGCCCGAGTTGGAGGATGCCGCCGCGATCGATGGAGCCGGTATCTGGCGCATCCTGCGCTCAGTCATGCTGCCGTTGTCCTGGCCAGGGCTCGTCACCACCGCTCTGTTCGGTTTCATGGCCGGCTGGAACGATCTGCTCAGTTCGGTCACGTTCCTGTCGACCGACAGCAAGTACACGCTCCCGCTCGCTCTGGCGAGCATCAGCACCTCTCTCAAGATCCCCGGCGTGCCGGTGATCGATCCCGGACTCCTGACCGCTGTCGCGTGCGTCGCGACCGTGCCCGTCGTCGTACTGTTCCTGGCGCTGCAGCGCTATTACACCAAAGGCTTGATCGGAGGATCAATCAAATGA
- a CDS encoding SDR family NAD(P)-dependent oxidoreductase yields MPPFDDFSGRRAVITGAASGIGRALMLELVRRGVHVAAVDVNATALDAAVHEAQQFDPAVVVSSHVCDVADRDAVRRLRREVARTHDTDVLHLLFNNAGAVGGMSFVTSPEEEWERAFAVSWNGTYNCTREFLPMLMSADQGAVINTASVNALWAALGTKTPHSAYSTAKFAVRGFTESLLVDFQRNARHLSAVLVLPGHVRTAMPAPPRSWRRALGSLFADYEPASSTSAAEVILGAIERGDWRVVIGDDATAVDERVRADPWTSYD; encoded by the coding sequence ATGCCGCCCTTCGACGACTTCTCCGGCCGCCGCGCAGTCATCACCGGCGCTGCATCGGGTATCGGACGAGCGCTGATGCTCGAACTGGTGCGCAGGGGCGTCCACGTCGCCGCGGTCGATGTGAACGCCACGGCGCTGGATGCCGCGGTGCACGAGGCCCAGCAGTTCGATCCCGCCGTCGTCGTCAGCAGCCACGTCTGCGACGTCGCCGATCGTGACGCGGTACGGCGGCTGCGGCGCGAGGTCGCCCGTACTCACGACACGGACGTCCTGCACCTCCTGTTCAACAACGCCGGCGCCGTCGGCGGGATGTCGTTCGTGACCTCGCCGGAGGAGGAGTGGGAGCGCGCGTTCGCGGTGTCCTGGAACGGCACATACAACTGCACCAGGGAGTTCCTGCCGATGCTGATGTCGGCCGATCAGGGCGCCGTCATCAACACGGCATCCGTGAATGCGCTCTGGGCCGCCCTCGGGACGAAGACCCCGCACTCGGCATACTCGACCGCGAAGTTCGCCGTACGAGGCTTTACGGAGTCGCTCCTGGTCGACTTCCAGCGCAACGCCCGGCATCTCTCCGCCGTCCTCGTGCTCCCCGGTCACGTGCGCACAGCGATGCCCGCTCCCCCGCGCAGCTGGCGCCGCGCGCTCGGCTCGCTGTTCGCGGACTACGAGCCGGCCTCGAGCACATCGGCCGCCGAAGTCATCCTGGGCGCGATCGAGCGCGGCGACTGGCGCGTCGTCATCGGAGACGACGCAACCGCCGTCGACGAGCGGGTCCGCGCCGACCCCTGGACCTCCTACGACTGA
- a CDS encoding carbohydrate ABC transporter permease: MTTVTSPATLRGASEGARLRPRRGSSRRQILAWSLIAPALVLALMFFVVPMVLLVGMSFANWPLLGDVSAAGVANYARVFRDAAFWQSLGFSLLFTIVSVPLGIAVSYAAAVMVRGEGRFVSFVRTCLFMPVVIGFTAAAYMANVMLVPDTGVINTLLRAVGMSDGQTAWFTAPGTAFWAVIVLTVWKSMGVAMILLMAGMQAVPTEVIEAAKIDGAGWWRREGSVVFPLVRRQFALCMLLAVSGAILVFDQFYVLTKGGPSGSTTTAVMYTYQQSFVRYDLGYGAALSMVLTVIILAVAVVQLRALRSTGAEDQR, from the coding sequence GTGACAACCGTCACCTCGCCGGCAACTCTTCGTGGCGCGAGCGAGGGAGCACGCCTGCGCCCCCGACGCGGGTCGAGCCGCCGCCAGATCCTCGCCTGGTCTCTCATCGCGCCAGCGCTCGTGCTCGCGCTCATGTTCTTCGTCGTACCGATGGTCCTGCTCGTGGGCATGTCGTTCGCGAACTGGCCGTTGCTCGGCGACGTGTCGGCGGCGGGTGTCGCGAACTACGCTCGGGTCTTCCGCGATGCGGCTTTCTGGCAATCCCTCGGGTTCTCGCTGCTGTTCACCATCGTCTCCGTTCCCCTCGGGATAGCGGTCAGCTATGCCGCCGCCGTCATGGTCCGCGGGGAGGGGCGTTTCGTCTCGTTCGTCCGGACCTGCTTGTTCATGCCGGTGGTGATCGGGTTCACCGCTGCCGCCTACATGGCGAACGTCATGCTCGTGCCCGACACCGGCGTCATCAACACGCTGCTCCGCGCGGTGGGGATGAGCGACGGACAGACCGCATGGTTCACCGCACCAGGGACGGCGTTCTGGGCCGTGATCGTCCTCACGGTGTGGAAGTCGATGGGAGTCGCGATGATTCTGCTCATGGCCGGTATGCAGGCCGTACCCACCGAGGTGATCGAGGCGGCGAAGATCGATGGCGCGGGGTGGTGGCGTCGCGAGGGGTCCGTGGTCTTCCCTCTCGTGCGCCGCCAGTTCGCGCTGTGCATGCTGCTCGCCGTATCCGGTGCGATCCTCGTGTTCGATCAGTTCTACGTCCTCACGAAGGGCGGACCGAGTGGCTCCACGACGACCGCCGTCATGTACACATATCAGCAATCGTTCGTGCGGTACGACCTCGGGTACGGTGCCGCGCTTTCGATGGTGCTGACCGTGATCATCCTGGCCGTCGCCGTCGTGCAGCTGAGGGCTTTGAGATCGACCGGCGCGGAGGATCAGAGATGA
- a CDS encoding DedA family protein, whose amino-acid sequence MDESENLNLFAQWAISLMEALGSVGAGVAVAIENLFPPIPSEIILPLAGFTASRGTFALWEVLVWTTLGSLVGALALYGLGAWLGADRLRRIVARVPLMKVSDVDRAEAWFARHGEKAVFFGRMIPIVRSLISIPAGIERMPLLRFAVLTTAGSGIWNCVFVFAGYFLGENWSSVERYADVFQLVVVVAVVAALAAFVVLRLRQRARGTMVS is encoded by the coding sequence ATGGACGAATCCGAGAACCTCAACCTGTTCGCGCAGTGGGCGATCTCCCTCATGGAGGCGCTGGGCAGCGTCGGCGCAGGCGTCGCCGTCGCGATCGAGAACCTCTTCCCGCCGATCCCGAGCGAGATCATTCTGCCTCTGGCCGGCTTCACCGCCAGCCGCGGCACCTTCGCGCTCTGGGAAGTGCTGGTGTGGACGACGCTCGGCTCGCTCGTCGGCGCACTCGCTCTCTACGGTCTCGGCGCTTGGCTGGGAGCGGATCGTCTGCGCCGCATCGTGGCGCGGGTGCCGCTCATGAAGGTGTCGGATGTCGACCGTGCCGAGGCGTGGTTCGCCCGGCACGGCGAGAAGGCCGTGTTCTTCGGTCGCATGATCCCGATCGTGCGCAGTCTCATCTCGATCCCGGCCGGGATCGAGCGGATGCCGCTGCTCCGATTCGCCGTGCTGACCACAGCGGGCAGCGGGATCTGGAACTGTGTGTTCGTGTTCGCCGGGTACTTCCTGGGCGAGAACTGGTCGAGCGTCGAGCGCTACGCGGACGTGTTTCAACTCGTCGTCGTGGTCGCCGTCGTCGCCGCACTGGCGGCCTTCGTCGTACTCCGGCTGCGACAGCGCGCGCGAGGCACAATGGTGTCATGA
- a CDS encoding manganese catalase family protein produces MYFHVQEFINEIAQDEPDPAAANALQEGLGGQFGEMRTMMQYLFQSINFRGPAGKPYKDLIQGIGTEEISHVELIGTTISRLLDGSPQYQGKPTDPVDEPGAGGATPLRIAVDTSNIHHYLVGAQGALPVDAAGNPWMGSYVYNSGNLVLDLLYNLMLESTGRLQKCRLYEMTDNKTARSTISYLIVRDQAHENAYAKALETLGVNWRTSLPIPKTNAEQFPEVKRLLDLGLQSKQYSFDLTAQSEAGKIFQGASPSGDGTELDASEQAPVGSPMTIAPERLEEFSPGADAELRALIEATAAMEMADIDATFGRMKSR; encoded by the coding sequence ATGTACTTCCACGTACAGGAATTCATCAACGAGATCGCACAGGACGAGCCGGACCCGGCAGCGGCGAACGCGCTCCAGGAGGGGCTGGGCGGACAGTTCGGCGAGATGCGCACGATGATGCAGTATCTCTTCCAGAGCATCAACTTCCGAGGGCCAGCGGGCAAGCCGTACAAGGACCTGATCCAGGGCATCGGCACGGAGGAGATCAGTCACGTCGAACTGATCGGCACGACGATCTCGCGTCTGCTCGACGGCTCGCCGCAGTATCAGGGCAAGCCGACCGATCCGGTCGACGAGCCAGGGGCGGGCGGCGCGACGCCGTTGCGCATCGCGGTGGACACGAGCAACATCCACCACTATCTCGTCGGCGCTCAGGGCGCCCTCCCGGTGGACGCCGCCGGAAACCCGTGGATGGGCAGTTACGTGTACAACTCGGGCAACCTCGTGCTCGATCTGCTCTACAACCTGATGCTCGAATCCACCGGACGACTGCAGAAATGCCGGCTGTACGAGATGACGGACAACAAGACGGCGCGCAGCACGATCTCGTACCTGATCGTCCGAGATCAGGCGCACGAGAACGCCTACGCGAAGGCGCTGGAAACCCTCGGAGTGAACTGGCGCACGTCGCTGCCGATCCCTAAGACCAATGCCGAGCAGTTCCCCGAAGTCAAGCGACTCCTCGATCTGGGACTTCAGAGCAAGCAGTACTCGTTCGACCTCACCGCGCAGTCCGAGGCGGGCAAGATCTTCCAGGGCGCCTCGCCCTCGGGCGACGGAACCGAGCTGGATGCGAGCGAGCAGGCCCCGGTGGGGTCACCGATGACGATCGCCCCGGAGCGCCTCGAGGAGTTCTCACCGGGCGCGGATGCCGAACTGCGCGCGCTGATCGAGGCGACGGCCGCGATGGAGATGGCCGACATCGACGCGACCTTCGGACGCATGAAGAGCCGGTGA
- a CDS encoding glycoside hydrolase family 127 protein, translating to MIETTARTTAASSLGRRHRPIRLGEITPRGWLLDQLRLQADGITGKLEEIWADVGLDSGWLGGAGENWERGPYYLDGLVPLAHVLHDERLLGLASKWIEWILGSQRDDGFFGPAGNDDWWPRMVALKVLTQHADATRDERVEPFLQRYFRHQLDALPARPLSSWGRARGADNALSVWWLYERTAEAWLLELIDLLAAQTTRWDDYLEGDLITGPARTFSHRTHGPNVAMGLKAGAVQALRDGDVAGHRARTERSFANLLRWHGQAHGWFSGDEWLGGREATAGIETCQVVEMMFTEAVHAQVYGRGVDGDRLESLAYNLLPASSDPRMLGHQYHQQANQVEVSVARREWSFSSDDAGVFGLEPHFGCCTANLHQGWPKFVMHSWLRDDDGLRVVAYAPVELETEVSGDPVRIIVETAYPFDETITMRVATGRTAPFALRLRIPEWAFGSAQLSVGGVTVEDAEIVDGYITLVRDWSTAGDVVLVLPMKARVVRRERQAASVFLGPLSMVYSPGERWIEQEGNPGLGQWEIHPRGSWNWALDSVRTASTWDVTRSPVDAVPWSLQGYRGAPTTLHAPGARATQWRMAGAQADVPPPSPVLDYGPDEDLRLVPYGSARLRVTEFPVIGTWFDVDDQDEPRRG from the coding sequence ATGATCGAAACTACTGCTCGCACCACCGCCGCGTCTTCGCTCGGGCGTCGCCACCGGCCCATCCGCCTCGGCGAGATCACCCCTCGCGGCTGGCTGCTCGACCAGCTCCGGCTGCAGGCGGACGGGATCACCGGAAAGCTCGAGGAGATCTGGGCGGACGTCGGGCTCGACAGCGGATGGCTGGGTGGTGCTGGCGAGAACTGGGAGCGGGGTCCGTACTACCTCGATGGACTCGTTCCGCTCGCTCACGTGCTCCACGATGAGCGTCTGCTCGGCCTCGCATCCAAATGGATCGAGTGGATCCTCGGATCTCAGCGCGACGACGGATTCTTCGGTCCCGCAGGCAACGACGATTGGTGGCCGCGCATGGTCGCGCTCAAGGTCCTGACCCAGCACGCGGACGCGACGCGCGACGAACGCGTGGAGCCGTTCCTTCAGAGGTACTTCCGACACCAGCTCGACGCCCTTCCCGCACGACCGCTGTCATCCTGGGGGCGTGCTCGTGGGGCCGACAACGCTCTCTCGGTCTGGTGGTTGTACGAGCGGACCGCGGAAGCCTGGCTGCTGGAGCTGATCGACCTGCTCGCCGCGCAGACCACGAGATGGGATGACTACCTCGAAGGGGACCTCATCACCGGGCCGGCCCGAACGTTCTCACACCGTACACACGGTCCGAACGTCGCGATGGGGCTGAAGGCCGGTGCTGTCCAAGCGCTGCGGGACGGCGACGTCGCCGGACATCGGGCGCGCACCGAGCGGTCGTTCGCGAACCTGCTTCGCTGGCACGGGCAGGCCCACGGCTGGTTCTCCGGCGACGAATGGCTCGGCGGACGCGAGGCGACGGCGGGCATCGAGACCTGTCAGGTCGTCGAGATGATGTTCACCGAGGCAGTGCACGCGCAGGTGTACGGGCGTGGTGTCGACGGCGACCGGCTCGAGTCCCTCGCCTACAATCTGCTGCCTGCCTCGAGCGACCCTCGGATGCTCGGGCACCAGTACCACCAGCAGGCGAATCAGGTCGAAGTGTCGGTCGCGCGGCGCGAGTGGTCCTTCTCCTCGGACGATGCCGGCGTCTTCGGACTCGAGCCGCACTTCGGCTGCTGCACGGCGAACCTGCATCAGGGCTGGCCGAAATTCGTGATGCATTCCTGGCTCCGAGACGATGACGGCCTGAGGGTCGTCGCCTACGCGCCGGTCGAATTGGAGACGGAGGTCTCTGGTGACCCTGTGAGGATCATTGTGGAGACCGCCTACCCCTTCGATGAGACGATCACGATGCGGGTGGCGACCGGGCGCACGGCGCCTTTCGCGCTGCGCTTGCGCATCCCGGAGTGGGCGTTCGGATCGGCGCAACTCAGTGTGGGAGGCGTGACGGTGGAGGACGCAGAGATCGTCGACGGCTACATCACACTCGTGCGCGACTGGTCCACGGCGGGTGACGTCGTGCTCGTGCTGCCGATGAAGGCGCGGGTCGTGCGTCGTGAGCGCCAGGCTGCCAGCGTGTTCCTGGGGCCGCTTTCGATGGTCTACTCGCCCGGTGAACGCTGGATCGAACAGGAGGGGAATCCTGGGCTCGGTCAGTGGGAGATCCACCCCCGCGGATCGTGGAACTGGGCGCTCGACAGCGTGCGAACGGCATCCACCTGGGACGTCACCCGGTCGCCCGTCGACGCGGTGCCGTGGTCGCTGCAGGGCTACCGGGGCGCGCCGACGACGCTGCACGCGCCGGGAGCACGTGCCACGCAGTGGCGCATGGCGGGTGCCCAGGCCGACGTTCCACCGCCGAGCCCCGTGCTCGACTACGGCCCGGACGAGGATCTCCGCCTTGTGCCGTACGGAAGTGCCCGCCTGCGTGTAACGGAGTTCCCCGTGATCGGCACCTGGTTCGACGTCGACGATCAGGACGAGCCGCGGCGCGGCTGA
- a CDS encoding LuxR C-terminal-related transcriptional regulator — translation MRIALAEDSTLLREGIAQLVGAEGHTITAAVGTAEDLLAALAVTVPDLVIVDVRMPPDYIDEGIRAALEIRETYPSIAVLVLSQHVERRHARELLDGRGGVGYLLKDRVSDISGFLDAIQRVADGGTAFDPEVIRQLIAARSAPDARLSTLTDRERSVLELIAQGQSNARIAERLFISLSGIEKHINTIFTKLEIAPGNGYNRRVLAALAYLDDTGGGS, via the coding sequence GTGCGGATAGCGCTGGCCGAGGACTCCACGTTGCTGCGCGAGGGCATCGCCCAGCTCGTCGGCGCCGAGGGCCACACGATCACCGCTGCGGTCGGAACGGCCGAAGACCTTCTGGCCGCGCTCGCCGTCACTGTGCCGGATCTCGTGATCGTCGACGTCCGGATGCCGCCGGACTACATCGACGAAGGCATCCGCGCCGCCCTCGAGATACGCGAGACCTACCCGAGCATCGCCGTCCTGGTGCTCTCCCAGCACGTGGAGCGGCGACATGCGCGCGAACTGCTCGACGGACGCGGCGGGGTCGGATACCTGCTCAAGGATCGCGTCTCCGACATCTCGGGCTTCCTCGACGCGATCCAACGCGTCGCCGACGGCGGTACCGCCTTCGATCCCGAAGTGATCCGGCAGCTCATCGCCGCACGCTCCGCACCCGACGCGCGCCTCTCGACACTCACGGACCGCGAACGATCCGTGCTCGAACTCATCGCCCAGGGCCAGAGCAACGCCAGGATCGCCGAACGGCTCTTCATCAGCCTCAGCGGCATAGAGAAGCACATCAACACCATCTTCACGAAGCTCGAGATCGCCCCGGGCAACGGCTACAACCGACGTGTTCTCGCCGCCCTCGCCTACCTGGACGACACGGGCGGGGGCTCCTGA
- a CDS encoding sensor histidine kinase yields MTSPSAAATGLRERAPVARVARTAVGTVAGIVFVPVLLVALAVLPIEPAGTVTGWIGRRLTWIDGEARTELPRGGRRFGLLAISALLGILTACIVALIVLGVVVTTQITIAAITGGPVDAFDAEPGRVTWSTVAIFALPGLVLLFLAVSGIAGIAWLERQTWKTFTRPGADELAQEVTRLSATLDEVVAAVDAERRRIERDIHDGVQQRVVALSILLARAERAPDPDERIELQCRAREEVQHVLDDLRDVAWRTYPAMLTRDGLAAALEALRDRTSIPVLLEVDHDRIPDRAAETAAYFVASESVTNVVKHAGASRVDIRSGIDDRRLVITIIDDGVGGADPSGPGLSGISSRVAAQGGRLLVDSPVGGPTRIEAVIPCG; encoded by the coding sequence ATGACGTCCCCCTCGGCTGCCGCGACCGGCCTTCGCGAGCGGGCGCCGGTGGCTCGGGTCGCTCGCACCGCGGTCGGCACGGTCGCCGGCATCGTGTTCGTGCCGGTGCTCCTCGTGGCGCTGGCCGTGCTGCCGATCGAGCCCGCGGGAACTGTGACCGGCTGGATCGGGCGGCGCCTCACCTGGATCGACGGCGAAGCGCGCACCGAGCTGCCCCGGGGAGGACGCCGGTTCGGGTTGCTCGCCATCTCGGCGCTCCTCGGAATCCTCACGGCCTGCATCGTCGCGCTCATCGTGCTCGGTGTCGTGGTCACGACGCAGATCACGATCGCGGCGATCACGGGCGGCCCCGTCGACGCGTTCGACGCGGAGCCTGGACGGGTGACCTGGTCGACCGTCGCGATCTTCGCGCTCCCCGGCCTCGTCCTGCTCTTCCTCGCCGTGTCCGGGATCGCCGGCATCGCCTGGCTCGAACGGCAGACGTGGAAGACCTTCACCCGCCCCGGTGCCGACGAGCTCGCGCAGGAGGTGACCCGACTGAGCGCGACGCTCGACGAGGTCGTCGCCGCCGTCGACGCCGAACGACGGCGCATCGAGCGAGACATCCACGACGGCGTCCAGCAGCGCGTGGTGGCGCTGTCCATCCTGCTGGCGCGGGCCGAGCGCGCTCCCGATCCGGACGAGCGGATCGAGCTCCAGTGCCGGGCCCGAGAAGAGGTGCAGCACGTCCTCGACGATCTCCGGGACGTCGCCTGGCGCACCTACCCCGCCATGCTCACCCGGGACGGACTCGCCGCCGCGCTCGAAGCCCTCCGCGACCGCACCTCCATCCCGGTGCTGCTCGAGGTGGACCACGACCGCATCCCGGATCGTGCGGCGGAGACCGCTGCGTACTTCGTGGCCAGCGAGTCCGTGACGAACGTGGTGAAGCATGCCGGTGCATCCCGGGTCGACATCCGCTCCGGAATCGACGACCGGCGGCTCGTCATCACCATCATCGACGACGGCGTCGGCGGGGCGGACCCGAGCGGCCCTGGATTGTCGGGCATCTCCTCGCGCGTCGCAGCACAGGGAGGTCGACTGCTCGTCGACAGTCCCGTGGGAGGCCCGACGAGGATCGAGGCGGTGATCCCGTGCGGATAG